A region from the Capra hircus breed San Clemente chromosome X unlocalized genomic scaffold, ASM170441v1, whole genome shotgun sequence genome encodes:
- the LOC102184129 gene encoding melanoma-associated antigen B16-like, whose amino-acid sequence MAMVVAGNVSFCLKLAEAGKEGAQALLEQRHEEEKQQEEEEEQEPPESPGSFFSSTSCSTSDEDSSSQEEEGTGFHQASEDTKSLPRDLLNEKVANLVHLMILKYQQKEPITKAEMLKVVIKRDNKQFLVTFEKASKCLEVISGIDVKEVDPKTHCYILFNSLGLTHDKIVSDDQNMPTSGLLIIILGVIFIEGNCVPEENIWNFLNMIGIKAGRKHFIYGEPRKLITRNWVQENSLEYRMVSNSDPSWYEFRWGPRSYAETSKLKVLEFLAKIKWIDLISFSDCYEEALRDEEERAGARNNSMDSNTAMFIVQHLLVIPDPTEETVFEEGSQVSK is encoded by the exons ATGGCGATGGTTGTTGCAGG GAATGTAAGCTTTTGTCTTAAGCTAGCGGAGGCAGGGAAAGAGGGGGCACAAGCCTTGTTAGAGCAAAG gcacgaggaggagaagcagcaggaggaggaggaggagcaggagcctCCGGAGAGTCCCGGGAGCTTCTTCTCTTCCACATCATGCAGCACATCAGATGAAGACTCCAGCAGCCAAGAAGAGGAGGGCACAGGCTTTCACCAGGCCTCAGAAGACACCAAATCCTTGCCCAGAGACCTGCTAAATGAGAAGGTGGCTAATTTGGTTCATTTAATGATTCTCAAATATCAACAGAAGGAGCCCATAACAAAGGCAGAAATGCTAAAGGTTGTCATCAAAAGGGATAACAAACAATTCCTTGTGACCTTTGAGAAAGCTTCTAAGTGCCTAGAGGTGATCTCTGGCATTGATGTGAAGGAAGTGGACCCTAAAACCCACTGCTACATCCTTTTCAACTCATTAGGCCTCACACATGATAAGATAGTTAGTGATGATCAGAACATGCCTACAAGTGGCCTTCTGATAATCATTCTGGGTGTGATATTCATAGAGGGGAACTGTGTCCCTGAGgaaaacatctggaatttcttgaatATGATAGGCATCAAAGCTGGGAGGAAGCATTTCATTTATGGGGAGCCTAGGAAGCTCATCACCAGAAACTGGGTGCAGGAGAATTCTCTAGAGTACCGGATGGTGTCTAATAGTGATCCTTCATGGTACGAATTCCGGTGGGGTCCAAGGTCCTATGCTGAAACCAGCAAGCTGAAAGTTTTGGAATTTTTGGCCAAGATCAAATGGATTGACCTCATTTCCTTCTCAGACTGCTACGAGGAGGCTTTAAGAGATGAGGAAGAGAGAGCTGGGGCCAGAAATAACTCTATGGATAGTAATACTGCCATGTTTATTGTGCAGCATTTGCTAGTAATTCCTGACCCAACTGAAGAAACTGTGTTTGAAGAGGGCAGTCAGGTTTCTAAGTAG